The following nucleotide sequence is from Psychroserpens sp. Hel_I_66.
GCATTGCCACACACAAGTTGGCAAGATTTTTTCATCGGACTTTTACTTCGGAAAATCACTCGTATCAAAACAAACTTCGTAGGAAAAAAAGAATTGTTTGTTTGGCCATTTGGATATTATTTTAGAGCAGTTGGAGGAGCCCCTTTAGATAGAACTTCTGGTCAAAATAAAGTAGAAGCGATAGCCAAATTATTTGAAGATAAAGAAGAGTTTAGACTAACTCTGGCTCCAGAGGGAACTCGCAAAAAAGTAGAAGAGTGGAGAACAGGATTCTACTATATCGCTAAAGCTGCAAATGTGCCAATTATCATGTTTACTTTAGATTTTAAGAACAAACAAAACCACATTTCCCAACCTTTTTATCTAACAGAAGATATTGATGCAGATTTTGCAAAAATGAAAGCTTTTTATAAAGGTGTCGTGGGTAAAAAACCGGAG
It contains:
- a CDS encoding 1-acyl-sn-glycerol-3-phosphate acyltransferase, with product MRWLAKFIYFNLLGWKITGNTNFSQDTVKKAVIIALPHTSWQDFFIGLLLRKITRIKTNFVGKKELFVWPFGYYFRAVGGAPLDRTSGQNKVEAIAKLFEDKEEFRLTLAPEGTRKKVEEWRTGFYYIAKAANVPIIMFTLDFKNKQNHISQPFYLTEDIDADFAKMKAFYKGVVGKKPEYS